In one Pseudomonas hydrolytica genomic region, the following are encoded:
- a CDS encoding lysophospholipid acyltransferase family protein, translating to MLSLQPITRSANLARRAGVALGSVGVTLYFCLLVIVRAALGRLRREHVDRYTRIWSAALLRLVRMRMTVQGRCPDFNDGRRYLILCTHSSHYDIPASFVAMPGSMRMLAKSELYRIPFLGRAMRAAEFPSVARHNPQQARRDLARARQMMESGIVLWAAPEGTRSADGRLQPFKKGCFHLALETGAIIVPVAIRDIHHVLPARTWRLNLDQPVQLCIGAPIDASRYDQDNLAVLMADTRERMELLLYGQVAAPVPSPEPVLETCAD from the coding sequence ATGCTGAGTCTGCAACCCATCACGCGCAGTGCGAACCTGGCCCGCCGTGCCGGTGTGGCGCTGGGATCGGTGGGCGTGACCCTGTATTTCTGCCTGCTGGTGATCGTTCGCGCAGCGCTGGGGCGGCTGCGGCGCGAGCATGTCGATCGCTATACGCGCATCTGGTCGGCGGCATTGCTGCGCCTGGTACGCATGCGCATGACGGTGCAGGGGCGCTGCCCGGACTTCAACGACGGGCGCCGTTACCTGATCCTCTGCACTCACTCCAGCCACTACGACATTCCCGCCAGTTTCGTCGCCATGCCCGGTTCGATGCGCATGCTGGCCAAGAGCGAGCTGTACCGCATTCCCTTCCTCGGTCGGGCCATGCGCGCTGCCGAATTCCCCTCGGTGGCCAGGCACAATCCGCAGCAGGCGCGACGCGACCTGGCGCGTGCCCGGCAGATGATGGAAAGCGGCATTGTGCTCTGGGCCGCGCCGGAAGGCACCCGTTCGGCCGACGGTCGCCTGCAGCCGTTCAAGAAGGGCTGCTTCCACCTCGCTCTGGAAACCGGGGCGATCATCGTTCCGGTGGCGATCAGGGACATTCACCATGTGCTGCCCGCGCGCACCTGGCGCCTGAATCTGGATCAGCCGGTGCAGTTGTGCATTGGCGCTCCCATCGACGCCAGTCGCTACGATCAGGACAACCTGGCGGTACTCATGGCTGATACCCGGGAGCGCATGGAGCTGCTGCTGTACGGCCAGGTGGCGGCCCCCGTGCCGAGTCCCGAGCCTGTGCTCGAAACCTGTGCCGACTGA
- a CDS encoding SMP-30/gluconolactonase/LRE family protein yields MLKKLLALLVVLLAAAAGYLALTPSPIDPLPWDAAPAPAMTGVLEANDTLMKAELLARGQVHGPEDTAVDGEGRVYAGLHDGRIVRVLADDSVETFVDTGGRPLGMNFDAAGNLIVADAYKGLLSIDPQGAITVLTTEADGVPFAFTDDLDIASDGTIYFSDASSRFQQPDYLLDLLEARPHGRLLAYDPASGETRVLLDGLYFANGVALSANEDFVLVNETYRYRITRYWLKGDKAGQHDIFIDNLPGLPDNLQGDRNGTFWVALPTPRKADADFLHRHPWLKAQLAKLPRALWPKAIPYGFAIALNEQGEIVRSLHDTSGTHLRMITSVKPVGDHLYFGSLDNDRIGRLELH; encoded by the coding sequence ATGCTGAAGAAACTGCTTGCCCTGCTCGTCGTGCTGCTGGCCGCCGCGGCAGGTTATCTGGCGCTGACGCCGAGCCCCATCGATCCGCTGCCCTGGGACGCCGCGCCCGCACCGGCGATGACCGGCGTGCTGGAAGCCAACGACACCCTGATGAAGGCCGAGCTGCTCGCCCGCGGCCAGGTCCATGGCCCCGAGGATACCGCCGTGGATGGCGAGGGCCGGGTCTATGCCGGCCTGCACGACGGGCGCATCGTCCGCGTGCTGGCCGATGACAGCGTGGAGACCTTCGTCGACACCGGCGGCCGCCCGCTGGGCATGAACTTCGATGCCGCTGGCAACCTGATCGTCGCCGACGCCTACAAGGGTCTGCTGAGCATCGACCCGCAGGGCGCAATCACGGTGCTGACCACCGAGGCCGACGGCGTGCCGTTCGCCTTCACCGACGATCTGGATATTGCCAGCGACGGCACCATCTATTTCAGCGACGCGTCCTCGCGCTTCCAGCAACCGGACTACCTGCTCGACTTGCTCGAAGCCCGCCCGCACGGCCGCCTGCTGGCCTATGACCCGGCCAGTGGCGAAACCCGCGTACTGCTTGATGGCCTGTACTTCGCCAACGGTGTGGCGTTGTCGGCGAACGAAGACTTCGTGCTGGTCAACGAGACCTATCGCTATCGCATCACCCGCTACTGGCTCAAGGGCGACAAGGCCGGCCAGCACGACATCTTCATCGACAACCTGCCCGGCCTGCCGGACAACCTGCAGGGCGACCGCAACGGCACCTTCTGGGTTGCCCTGCCCACACCGCGCAAGGCCGACGCCGATTTTCTCCACCGTCACCCCTGGCTAAAGGCGCAACTGGCCAAGCTGCCGCGCGCGCTGTGGCCGAAGGCGATCCCCTACGGCTTCGCCATCGCCCTCAACGAGCAGGGTGAGATCGTGCGCAGCCTGCACGACACCAGCGGTACCCACCTGCGCATGATCACCTCGGTGAAACCGGTGGGCGACCATCTGTATTTCGGCAGCCTGGACAACGACCGCATCGGCCGTCTCGAACTGCACTGA
- a CDS encoding HIT family protein: MTCVFCAIAAGQLPAHKLYEDEDFIVLLDIFPMRPAHVLIVSRVHAPYLKELPAAARERLLALADKVAAALRVAGYGREGINLLINDGPDSNQHVPHLHLHLIPRRRGDLPVLLWRLLVRFVPLGRKRLQARLEAEAEQLRAILSKEN, from the coding sequence ATGACCTGCGTGTTCTGCGCCATCGCCGCCGGCCAGTTGCCGGCGCATAAGCTGTACGAAGACGAGGATTTCATCGTCCTGCTGGACATCTTTCCCATGCGCCCGGCTCACGTGCTGATCGTCAGCCGTGTCCACGCGCCTTATCTCAAGGAACTGCCTGCTGCGGCGCGCGAGCGCCTGCTGGCACTGGCCGACAAGGTCGCCGCGGCGCTGCGTGTGGCGGGCTATGGGCGCGAGGGCATCAACCTGCTGATCAACGATGGCCCGGATTCCAACCAGCATGTTCCGCATCTGCATCTGCACCTGATTCCGCGCCGCCGCGGCGATCTGCCGGTGCTGCTCTGGCGTCTGCTGGTACGCTTTGTCCCCCTGGGGCGCAAGCGCCTGCAGGCACGCCTCGAGGCCGAAGCCGAGCAGCTGCGTGCGATTCTCAGCAAGGAGAACTGA
- a CDS encoding S9 family peptidase has translation MSSAPIARRETGTDPYRWLEQRDSEEVLDHLKAENAYLEAELAPQQALRESLFDEIKARIRETDLSLPTPWGDYLYYQRTTAGDEYPRHYRCKRPADGSLTVDTDSETLLLDPNALAGGGFLSVGAFSISPDQRRLAYSLDSSGEEIYRLFVKELDSGRISELPFDDCDGSMTWAGDSQTLFFTELDDTHRPYKLYRHRLGTRGAEQVFEEADGRFFLHCYRSSSERQLILQLGSKTTTEVWVLDAERPEGDFVCLAPREEGHEYDADHGMLDGQWCWLIRSNQSGINFALYRADEAKPQRPHWQQIRAHDPQVMLDGATLNQRAIVLALREGGLPVLEVQPQGQAAYRVQLPDAAYSLYVQDSLEFHSPVIRLRYEALARPAQIRQLVLATGEQQVLKQTPVEGPFDADAYESRRLWASAADGTQIPISLVARRDVLAAGQPAPLYLYGYGAYGASLDPWFSHARLSLLERGFVFAIAHVRGGGEMGEAWYRAGKLEHKRNSFGDFIACAERLIAEGLTRPAQLVISGGSAGGLLIGAVLNERPELFAAAIAEVPFVDVLNTMLNPDLPLTVTEYDEWGDPNQPEVHERIKAYAPYENVIAQAYPAILAVAGYNDSRVQYWEAAKWVAKLRARKTDDNLLLLKTDLDAGHGGMSGRYQGIRDVALEYAFVLRVLGMV, from the coding sequence ATGTCCTCTGCCCCCATCGCCCGCCGGGAAACCGGAACCGATCCCTATCGCTGGCTGGAACAGCGCGACAGCGAAGAAGTCCTCGACCATCTCAAGGCCGAAAACGCCTACCTCGAAGCCGAGCTGGCGCCACAGCAGGCCCTGCGCGAAAGCCTGTTCGACGAGATCAAGGCCCGCATCCGCGAAACCGATCTGTCGCTGCCCACGCCCTGGGGCGATTACCTCTATTACCAGCGCACCACGGCCGGCGATGAGTACCCCCGCCACTATCGCTGCAAACGTCCGGCGGACGGCTCGCTGACCGTCGACACGGACAGCGAGACGCTGCTGCTCGACCCCAACGCACTGGCCGGCGGCGGCTTTCTCTCCGTCGGTGCGTTCAGCATCAGCCCGGACCAGCGGCGCCTGGCCTACAGCCTCGACAGCAGTGGCGAGGAGATCTACCGCCTGTTCGTCAAGGAGCTGGACAGCGGCCGGATCAGCGAACTGCCCTTCGACGACTGCGACGGCAGCATGACCTGGGCGGGCGACAGCCAGACGCTGTTCTTCACCGAACTGGACGACACCCACCGCCCCTACAAGCTCTATCGCCATCGTCTCGGTACCCGCGGCGCCGAACAGGTTTTCGAAGAGGCCGACGGCCGCTTCTTCCTGCATTGCTACCGTTCCAGCTCCGAGCGCCAGCTGATCCTGCAGCTGGGCAGCAAGACCACCACCGAAGTCTGGGTGCTCGATGCCGAACGACCGGAGGGAGATTTCGTCTGCCTGGCCCCCCGCGAGGAAGGCCATGAATACGACGCCGACCACGGCATGCTCGACGGCCAGTGGTGCTGGCTGATCCGCAGCAACCAGAGCGGCATCAACTTCGCGCTGTATCGCGCGGACGAAGCCAAGCCGCAGCGCCCGCACTGGCAGCAGATTCGCGCGCACGACCCGCAGGTGATGCTCGACGGCGCCACCCTCAACCAGCGCGCCATCGTCCTGGCTCTGCGCGAAGGTGGCCTGCCGGTTCTCGAAGTGCAGCCGCAGGGCCAGGCGGCCTATCGCGTGCAGCTGCCGGACGCGGCCTACAGCCTCTACGTGCAGGACAGCCTGGAGTTCCACAGCCCAGTGATTCGCCTGCGCTACGAGGCGCTGGCGCGCCCCGCGCAGATCCGCCAGCTGGTGCTGGCCACGGGCGAACAGCAGGTGCTCAAGCAGACGCCGGTCGAAGGCCCGTTCGATGCCGATGCTTACGAGAGCCGCCGCCTCTGGGCCAGCGCCGCCGACGGCACACAGATACCGATCAGCCTGGTGGCACGTCGCGACGTGCTCGCGGCCGGCCAGCCGGCACCGCTGTACCTGTATGGCTATGGCGCCTACGGCGCCAGCCTCGACCCCTGGTTCTCCCATGCCCGTCTGAGCCTGCTGGAGCGCGGTTTCGTCTTCGCCATCGCCCATGTGCGCGGCGGCGGCGAAATGGGCGAAGCCTGGTACCGCGCCGGCAAGCTGGAGCACAAGCGCAATAGCTTCGGCGACTTCATCGCCTGCGCCGAGCGTCTGATCGCCGAGGGACTGACCCGGCCGGCGCAACTGGTCATCAGCGGCGGCAGCGCCGGCGGCCTGCTGATCGGCGCGGTGCTCAACGAGCGGCCGGAGCTGTTCGCCGCGGCCATTGCCGAAGTGCCGTTCGTCGATGTGCTCAACACCATGCTCAACCCCGACCTGCCGCTGACCGTCACCGAGTACGACGAATGGGGCGACCCGAACCAGCCCGAGGTGCACGAACGCATCAAGGCCTACGCGCCCTACGAGAACGTCATTGCCCAGGCCTACCCGGCCATTCTCGCCGTGGCCGGCTACAACGACAGCCGGGTGCAGTACTGGGAGGCGGCCAAGTGGGTGGCCAAGCTGCGCGCGCGCAAGACCGACGACAACCTGCTGCTGCTCAAGACCGACCTGGACGCCGGCCACGGTGGCATGAGCGGGCGCTACCAGGGCATCAGGGACGTGGCGCTGGAGTACGCCTTCGTGCTGCGGGTGCTGGGCATGGTCTGA
- a CDS encoding YajD family HNH nuclease: protein MTTTSKLDRILAEAQQRRETSYREKALRMYPHICGRCGREFSGKRLSELTVHHRDHNHDNNPEDGSNWELLCLYCHDNEHQRQVDLHYQKEEAASAGSGSKVTHKGLAGLAELLKR from the coding sequence ATGACCACCACCAGCAAGCTCGACCGCATCCTCGCCGAAGCCCAGCAGCGCCGGGAAACCAGCTACCGCGAGAAGGCCCTGCGCATGTATCCGCATATCTGCGGCCGCTGCGGGCGCGAATTCAGCGGCAAGCGCCTGAGCGAACTCACCGTTCATCACCGTGACCACAACCACGACAACAACCCGGAAGATGGCTCCAACTGGGAACTGCTGTGCCTGTACTGCCACGACAACGAGCACCAGCGCCAGGTCGACCTGCACTACCAGAAGGAGGAAGCCGCCAGCGCCGGCTCCGGCAGCAAGGTGACGCACAAGGGGCTGGCCGGGCTGGCGGAGCTGCTCAAGCGCTGA
- a CDS encoding cyclic nucleotide-binding domain-containing protein, with protein MPDTSHLIDAIRDLLLDCGLFDQLPPAEVLTAAGYFSLNRIAEGSTIFREGDAGTFMCILASGAVSIRKTNVNGEELEVANLRRGRAFGEMAVLDGERRSASCVAISDSQLLTLGKDTLDKMLQEHPRTAAQMIRAIAVGMSKRLRMADGQLVNQL; from the coding sequence ATGCCCGATACGTCCCACCTGATCGATGCCATTCGCGACCTGCTGCTCGACTGCGGCCTGTTCGACCAGTTGCCGCCAGCCGAGGTGCTCACCGCCGCCGGCTACTTCAGTCTCAACCGCATCGCAGAAGGCAGCACCATCTTCCGTGAAGGCGATGCCGGCACCTTCATGTGCATCCTGGCCAGCGGCGCGGTGTCGATCCGCAAGACCAACGTCAATGGTGAGGAGCTGGAGGTGGCCAACCTGCGCCGCGGCCGCGCCTTCGGTGAAATGGCCGTGCTCGACGGCGAGCGGCGCTCGGCCAGCTGCGTTGCCATCAGCGACAGCCAGTTGCTGACACTGGGCAAGGACACACTGGACAAGATGCTGCAGGAACACCCGCGCACCGCAGCCCAGATGATCCGCGCCATCGCCGTGGGCATGTCGAAGCGCTTGCGCATGGCCGACGGTCAGCTGGTCAACCAGCTCTAG
- a CDS encoding sulfurtransferase translates to MSLAQLISAPQLQQRLGQENLLVLDCRFALEDPAYGRRSYLDGHIPQAHFLDLEQDLSAPVIKGVTGRHPLPDPSALVERLRACGLRADSQVVLYDDGPGAFAARAWWLLLWLGKRDGLYLLDGGLKAWREAGLELTTAPPSNAPGDFSAQPDNSLLLSAEQLALRLGNPDLTLLDARALPRFRGEVEPLDPVAGHIPGAQCAAFTDNLGADGRFLPSAALRERFDQLRGERPLDNLAAYCGSGVTACHNLFAMCLAGYPLAPLYAGSWSEWITDPQRPVATGD, encoded by the coding sequence ATGTCACTCGCTCAACTGATCAGCGCGCCGCAACTGCAGCAACGTCTCGGGCAGGAGAATCTGCTGGTCCTCGACTGCCGCTTCGCCCTCGAGGACCCGGCCTACGGACGCCGCAGCTACCTCGACGGCCATATCCCCCAGGCCCACTTTCTGGATCTCGAACAGGACCTGTCCGCCCCCGTGATCAAGGGCGTGACCGGGCGCCACCCCCTGCCGGACCCGAGCGCACTGGTCGAACGCCTGCGAGCCTGCGGCCTGCGGGCGGACAGCCAGGTGGTGCTGTACGACGACGGCCCTGGCGCATTCGCCGCCCGCGCCTGGTGGCTACTGCTGTGGCTGGGCAAGCGCGACGGTCTGTACCTGCTCGACGGGGGCCTGAAGGCCTGGCGCGAGGCCGGCCTGGAACTGACGACAGCGCCGCCGAGCAACGCCCCCGGCGACTTCTCCGCACAGCCCGACAACAGCCTGCTGCTGAGCGCCGAGCAACTGGCCCTGCGCCTGGGCAATCCGGACCTGACCCTGCTCGATGCTCGTGCCCTGCCGCGCTTTCGGGGCGAGGTGGAACCGCTCGACCCGGTGGCCGGGCATATCCCCGGCGCGCAATGCGCGGCCTTCACCGACAATCTCGGCGCCGATGGCCGCTTTCTGCCCAGCGCTGCCCTGCGCGAGCGTTTCGACCAGCTGCGTGGGGAACGTCCGCTGGACAACCTGGCGGCCTATTGCGGTTCGGGCGTCACCGCCTGCCACAACCTGTTCGCCATGTGCCTGGCCGGGTACCCCCTGGCACCGCTGTATGCCGGTTCTTGGAGCGAATGGATCACCGATCCGCAGCGCCCCGTGGCCACCGGCGACTGA
- a CDS encoding YcgL domain-containing protein has translation MKRICSIYKSPRKNEMYLYVLKADALTRVPEGLLGIFGPPAHAFDLVLSPERQLAREDIATVLENLDKQGYHLQMPPPEEDYIQHLPDELLCRNDPV, from the coding sequence GTGAAACGTATCTGTTCCATCTACAAGAGCCCGCGCAAGAACGAAATGTACCTCTACGTGCTCAAGGCCGATGCCCTGACGCGGGTGCCCGAGGGCCTGCTCGGCATCTTCGGCCCGCCTGCGCATGCCTTCGACCTGGTGCTCAGCCCGGAGCGTCAGCTGGCCCGCGAGGACATCGCCACGGTGCTGGAGAACCTCGACAAGCAGGGTTATCACCTGCAGATGCCGCCGCCTGAGGAGGATTACATCCAGCACCTGCCGGACGAGCTGCTCTGCCGCAACGATCCGGTCTGA
- the rnd gene encoding ribonuclease D: protein MANDIHWIRDNASLAEHCAAWRALPFVALDTEFMRVDTFYPIAGLLQVSGGDKAYLIDPLCIDDWRPLAELLQAQTVVKVLHSCSEDLEVFLRLTGSLPLSLFDTQVAAGYLNLGFSMGYSRLVQTLLGIELPKGETRSDWLQRPLSATQISYAAEDVLHLVEVYQALTQRLSAEKHAWVLEDGAELVAALSREVDPDELWREAKLAWKLSRQQQAVLRALCAWRERQARARNQPRNRILREHSLWPLARTQPDNLVALARIEDMHPKTVRQDGETLLQLIREAAALPPEQWPEALPEPLPIEASALLKKLRAVGQREGERLEIVPELMLRKKTLEALLKSGYPNGPYQLPDSLRGWRRELMGQALLDCLAAEGEPE from the coding sequence GTGGCTAACGACATTCACTGGATCCGCGACAACGCCAGCCTGGCCGAACACTGTGCCGCCTGGCGTGCCTTGCCTTTCGTCGCGCTGGACACCGAGTTCATGCGCGTCGATACCTTCTACCCCATTGCCGGCCTGCTGCAGGTCAGCGGTGGCGACAAGGCCTATCTGATCGATCCGCTGTGCATCGACGACTGGAGGCCTCTGGCCGAGCTGCTGCAGGCGCAGACGGTGGTGAAGGTGCTGCACTCGTGCAGCGAGGACCTGGAGGTGTTTCTGCGTCTGACCGGCAGCCTGCCGCTGTCGCTGTTCGACACCCAGGTGGCGGCCGGCTATCTCAACCTCGGTTTTTCCATGGGCTATTCGCGCCTGGTGCAGACCCTGCTGGGCATCGAACTGCCCAAGGGCGAGACGCGCTCCGACTGGCTGCAGCGGCCGCTGTCGGCGACCCAGATCAGCTACGCGGCCGAGGACGTGCTGCATTTGGTGGAGGTCTATCAGGCGCTGACGCAGCGGTTGTCCGCCGAGAAGCACGCCTGGGTGCTGGAAGACGGTGCCGAGCTGGTGGCCGCGCTGAGCCGCGAAGTCGACCCCGACGAGCTCTGGCGCGAGGCCAAGCTGGCCTGGAAGCTGTCGCGTCAGCAGCAGGCGGTGCTGCGCGCGCTGTGCGCCTGGCGCGAGCGTCAGGCGCGGGCGCGCAACCAGCCGCGCAACCGCATCCTGCGCGAGCATTCGCTGTGGCCGCTGGCACGCACCCAGCCGGACAACCTGGTGGCCCTGGCGCGTATCGAAGACATGCATCCGAAAACCGTGCGTCAGGACGGCGAAACCCTGCTGCAGCTGATTCGCGAAGCGGCGGCATTGCCACCCGAGCAATGGCCCGAGGCCTTGCCCGAGCCGCTGCCGATCGAAGCGTCAGCGCTGCTCAAGAAGCTGCGTGCCGTGGGCCAGCGCGAGGGCGAGCGGCTGGAGATCGTGCCCGAGCTGATGTTGCGCAAGAAGACCCTGGAGGCCCTGCTCAAGAGCGGCTACCCCAACGGCCCCTACCAATTGCCCGACTCCCTGCGCGGCTGGCGCCGGGAGCTGATGGGCCAGGCCCTGCTCGACTGCCTGGCCGCAGAAGGAGAACCCGAGTGA
- a CDS encoding D-2-hydroxyacid dehydrogenase — MRLLIAEDDHDRYAQHVRHARPELELVAGADPARLAAAAGDCPVWLGQPDLLVPLLRQGLRPRWLQSTWAGITPLLAADLPRDYRLSRAVGIFGQVMAEYVLGHLLAHERRLFARLAAQVEQRWDHSLPRSLAGRRALIVGCGEIGQAVAQFLAHFGVQLRGVASQARTQAPFADVAAMDELPRLIAWADYVINLLPDTPATRDLYDAELLAAFRPEALLINAGRGSAVVDDDLVTALEQGKLAGAVIDVCRQEPLPPGHAFWSAPRLLLTGHSSAPTDPALMAELFLDNLARWQAGEPLRGEVDFARGY, encoded by the coding sequence ATGCGCCTGCTGATTGCCGAGGACGATCACGACCGCTACGCCCAGCACGTGCGCCATGCCCGGCCCGAATTGGAGCTGGTGGCCGGCGCCGACCCTGCGCGATTGGCTGCGGCGGCAGGCGATTGCCCGGTGTGGCTGGGGCAGCCCGACCTGCTGGTGCCCTTGCTGCGCCAGGGGCTGCGTCCACGGTGGCTGCAATCGACCTGGGCGGGCATCACGCCGCTGCTGGCCGCCGACCTGCCGCGCGACTATCGGCTCAGTCGCGCCGTAGGCATTTTTGGGCAGGTGATGGCCGAGTACGTGCTGGGCCATCTGCTGGCGCATGAACGGCGCCTGTTCGCCCGCCTGGCCGCGCAGGTCGAGCAGCGTTGGGATCACAGCCTGCCGCGCAGCCTGGCCGGGCGGCGCGCGCTGATCGTCGGCTGTGGCGAGATCGGCCAGGCGGTGGCGCAGTTTCTTGCGCACTTCGGCGTGCAGCTGCGTGGCGTCGCCAGTCAGGCGCGCACGCAGGCGCCCTTTGCCGACGTGGCTGCCATGGATGAATTGCCGCGCCTGATCGCCTGGGCCGATTACGTGATTAACCTGCTGCCGGACACCCCGGCTACTCGCGATCTGTACGATGCCGAACTGCTGGCCGCCTTTCGTCCCGAGGCGTTGCTGATCAATGCCGGGCGCGGCAGTGCGGTGGTCGACGACGACCTGGTGACGGCGCTGGAGCAGGGCAAACTGGCCGGCGCGGTGATCGATGTCTGCCGTCAGGAGCCGCTGCCGCCGGGCCATGCCTTCTGGAGCGCACCGCGTCTGCTGCTGACCGGCCACAGCTCGGCGCCCACCGACCCGGCGCTGATGGCCGAGCTGTTTCTGGACAACCTGGCGCGCTGGCAGGCCGGAGAGCCGTTGCGCGGTGAAGTGGATTTCGCCCGCGGCTATTGA
- a CDS encoding YcgN family cysteine cluster protein: protein MAANSAPFWKRKTLAQLDRDEWESLCDGCGLCCLQKLEDEDDGAVYYTRIACKLLDLQTCRCSDYANRIKHVPDCIQLTPAQADQFQWLPPTCAYRLVSEGKDLPHWHHLVSGDPDAVHAERISQSGRMLSENSVAEEDWEEHLIFRAG, encoded by the coding sequence ATGGCCGCCAATTCCGCACCCTTCTGGAAACGCAAGACGCTCGCCCAGCTCGACCGGGACGAGTGGGAGTCGCTGTGCGACGGCTGCGGCCTGTGCTGCCTGCAGAAGCTCGAGGACGAGGATGACGGCGCCGTCTATTACACGCGCATCGCCTGCAAGCTGCTGGATCTGCAAACCTGCCGTTGCAGCGATTACGCCAACCGCATCAAGCACGTGCCCGACTGCATCCAGCTCACGCCGGCGCAGGCCGACCAGTTCCAGTGGTTGCCGCCGACCTGCGCCTACCGCCTGGTCAGCGAGGGCAAGGACCTGCCGCACTGGCACCACCTGGTGAGCGGCGATCCGGACGCGGTGCATGCCGAGCGGATTTCCCAGTCGGGCCGCATGCTCAGTGAGAACAGCGTCGCCGAAGAGGACTGGGAAGAGCATCTGATCTTCCGCGCCGGTTGA
- the gdhA gene encoding NADP-specific glutamate dehydrogenase, translating into MSLSVDSFLARLKQRDPDQPEFHQAVEEVVRSLWPFLEANPRYREAGILERMVEPERAILFRVPWVDDRGQVQVNRGYRIQMSSAIGPYKGGLRFHPSVNLGVLKFLAFEQVFKNSLTSLPMGGGKGGSDFDPKGKSEGEVMRFCQSFMSELYRHIGADLDVPAGDIGVGGREIGYLFGQYKRLSNQFTSVLTGKGLSYGGSLIRPEATGYGCVYFAQEMLKRIDQGFEDKRVAISGSGNVAQYAAQKVMELGGRVISLSDSDGTLYAEGGLSNEQWLHVMDLKNVRRGRLREMAEHYGLQFLAGQRPWNLPCDIALPCATQNELDGENARTLLKNGCICVAEGANMPSTLEAVDLFVEAGICYAPGKASNAGGVATSGLEMSQNAMRLHWSAGEVDERLHGIMQNIHHACVHHGEEKGRINYVKGANIAGFVKVADAMLAQGVV; encoded by the coding sequence ATGTCGTTGTCCGTCGATTCTTTCCTGGCGCGCCTGAAACAGCGCGATCCCGACCAGCCGGAGTTCCACCAGGCGGTGGAAGAGGTGGTGCGCAGCCTCTGGCCCTTTCTCGAGGCCAACCCGCGTTACCGCGAGGCCGGCATTCTCGAGCGTATGGTCGAGCCGGAACGCGCCATCCTGTTTCGCGTGCCTTGGGTCGACGACCGCGGCCAGGTGCAGGTCAACCGCGGCTACCGCATCCAGATGAGCAGCGCTATCGGCCCCTACAAGGGTGGCCTGCGTTTCCATCCCTCGGTGAACCTGGGCGTGCTCAAGTTCCTCGCCTTCGAACAGGTGTTCAAGAATTCGCTGACCTCGCTGCCCATGGGCGGCGGCAAGGGCGGCTCGGACTTCGACCCCAAGGGCAAGAGCGAAGGCGAGGTGATGCGCTTCTGCCAGTCGTTCATGAGCGAGCTGTACCGCCATATCGGTGCCGACCTGGACGTGCCGGCCGGTGACATCGGCGTCGGTGGCCGCGAGATCGGCTACCTGTTCGGCCAGTACAAGCGCCTGTCCAACCAGTTCACCTCGGTGCTCACCGGCAAGGGCCTGAGCTACGGCGGCAGCCTGATCCGCCCGGAAGCCACCGGTTATGGCTGCGTGTATTTCGCCCAGGAGATGCTCAAGCGCATCGACCAGGGCTTTGAGGACAAGCGCGTGGCCATCTCCGGCTCCGGCAACGTCGCCCAGTACGCGGCGCAGAAGGTCATGGAGCTGGGCGGGCGGGTCATCTCGCTGTCCGATTCCGACGGCACCCTGTATGCCGAAGGCGGCCTGAGCAACGAGCAGTGGCTGCATGTGATGGACCTGAAGAACGTGCGTCGCGGTCGCCTGCGCGAGATGGCCGAGCACTATGGTCTGCAGTTCCTCGCCGGCCAGCGCCCCTGGAACCTGCCGTGCGACATCGCGCTGCCCTGCGCCACGCAGAACGAGCTGGACGGCGAGAACGCCCGCACGCTGTTGAAAAACGGCTGCATCTGCGTGGCCGAGGGGGCCAACATGCCCTCGACGCTGGAAGCGGTGGATTTGTTCGTCGAGGCCGGCATCTGCTACGCGCCGGGCAAGGCATCCAACGCCGGCGGCGTGGCCACCAGCGGCCTGGAAATGAGCCAGAACGCCATGCGTCTGCACTGGAGCGCCGGCGAGGTGGACGAGCGCCTGCACGGCATCATGCAGAACATCCACCACGCCTGCGTGCACCATGGTGAGGAGAAGGGACGAATCAACTACGTCAAAGGCGCCAACATCGCCGGCTTCGTCAAGGTCGCCGATGCCATGCTGGCCCAGGGCGTGGTCTGA